The proteins below are encoded in one region of Scophthalmus maximus strain ysfricsl-2021 chromosome 4, ASM2237912v1, whole genome shotgun sequence:
- the LOC118302920 gene encoding secretory carrier-associated membrane protein 5-like isoform X2, with product MNGATLAVNLVGCFAWMFGGGGVTNFGLAIIWLLMFTPCSYVCWFRPIYKAFKNDSSFNFMQFFFVFMAQVGISIIQSIGIPGWGVCGWLATISFFSYNILIALIMLVPTIMFTAVATLSCIALTRIHNFYRGSGASMSKAQEEWATGAWKNPHVQAAAQEAAMGAATGAVQSQYSSPQYNDNQM from the exons A TGAACGGTGCCACGCTTGCGGTGAACCTGGTTGGCTGCTTCGCTTGGATGTTTGGTGGAGGTGGGGTGACCAACTTTGGACTGGCCATCATCTGGCTCCTCATGTTCACTCCCTGCTCCTACGTGTGTTGGTTCAGGCCCATCTACAAGGCCTTCAA gaatgaTAGCTCCTTCAACTTCATGCAgttcttttttgtgttcatggCCCAAGTTGGCATCAGCATCATCCAAAGCATAGGCATCCCTGGGTGGGGAGTATG CGGCTGGCTGGCGACCATCTCCTTCTTCAGCTATAATATTTTGATCGCACTGATCATGCTCGTCCCTACTATCATGTTCACTGCCGTGGCCACATTGTCCTGCATTGCCCTCACCAGG ATCCATAATTTCTACCGTGGCAGTGGGGCCAGCATGTCCAAAGCTCAAGAGGAATGGGCCACAGGCGCCTGGAAGAACCCTCATGTTCAGGCAGCGGCCCAGGAGGCCGCCATGGGGGCCGCCACCGGGGCCGTGCAGAGTCAGTACTCCAGCCCACAGTATAACGATAATCAGATGTAG